The Pieris rapae chromosome 1, ilPieRapa1.1, whole genome shotgun sequence genome contains the following window.
AGGGAAAAggtttgaaattgaaaaatgaatataattttacgtatgaaattttaaaatctttgaaaaatcgttatcgtgttttttttttaaattaactgcactgattttgttttgtttggatGTATTCTATTCATGGCGAACTAACTTTGTTAAACTGaacttgatttttattataaactgtaTTCTTCACATCCgaattactttaaatgtttaaagtatcaataaattattttcagataaacaatttaaatttccgTCTTTCTACCCAACGGCGTGTCTGCTCGGTTGCGTCAACGTAGATGACTGTTTACCGCAAGAAGAGTTTCAAAAACAGTatgtaaatttgattttagcTTCGCGGTCAAAGTATATGTCGTAGTAAAGTAGTttaatcagagagttaattgaatcttatttatatgttttattaatttcgatTTAGATACCCAGACGGTGATAGTGACAGTCCGTATGTGTTCGTGTGTTCGAACCCCGTCAGTCTGCGTCTGCGCTTCCCCGTCAAAGGGcaacataaaatatgtaagtattaatattgttgtaaGTTGTTCTAACCAACGTAAATGTTTGCTGTgatcgaattaaaaaaaacctatttttttgtGCTTTCAGGGACTTTGGATAAGTCAATACATCAAGCCGCGCTCAAATGTTTACagaaaatgtcaaaaatagaAGCAGAACAAGCGAATGCAGCTTaactttgtaattatataactgaataaataaaaagatgtgttaaaagaatttttatttacaataatccttaaatctaaataaatagtcGAAACACACttatacacacacaaaatGTATGCAGTTTGTCAAAAAGTCTTGgtcataaaataatgttattctaGTTTTAATCTATGAATAATTCAGTTGTACCAAGAGTTTTTAACgaactaaaaacattttcacataatacttcgtattaacttaatattaagagCACCGAAAAAGGGAAATGCAGGTGGGGTCTTAAACCGATTAAGTTGCCTGTTTATTGAGTTTTaagcgaaaaaaaattaaaagtttttacttaAGTTTCGATTTTTATGTTCAACGCCATCTTGTGCGCGAAATTCAACACAAACCCAAGAAAACAACTAGTATCATACTTAATTAATCTCCAATCTctcattaatttgaatttcgcTGTTgatatagttaataattatgctAAACTTATAGAAAAGAATGACGCTTTGGCAGACAAGTAGGTTTGGTTTAACAATAAACTAGCTAGGAACGTTAGGATTCCTTCTTTTGGTTGAGCTGAGGGAAAAATGCTTGTATTGGAAGAATGGGGTCGTCAGTTGCTATCGTAAAGTAATTCGGTATTCGTCTGCTATTCGATGACACTGTTTTGAACATGCCTGGCGTGTTGTAGTCTTTACTAGCTGCTAGGGTCAAATCTGAAACGCGTTTAGAATGCTCGAATAGACGCTCTATATGGTCTTGATGCTTTTTATCCGCTATTTTCATTATAGCACTCTCAGACCTCGTTCTCTCTGAAGTTATGTCGTTTTTGTCAGCGAGTGTTTCGTTTATAGAGACGTCTTGAACGGATTCTCCGGTTTCAgagtctttgattttcttccTCAAAGGTCTTTTGCCGGCGATGGTGCTTGATGTTTCAATTGTTTCTTCCGTGGGCTTCGGTCGTCGTTGGCCGTTCCTTATACGTGCTGAGATTTTTTGTGTTGTACTTTCTGCTGTGTCAGTCGTCTTTTGTCTGTTGTGTAGGCGTGAATGTATTTCCTGCTCATTATTTTCAGTTCTATTTAGCTTGTGCCGTGGTTCTTTTGGCGTAAATCGTTTTCTTTCTGTTGTAGTTTCTATTTCAACATTAATTTCAGCATATGGGTTTTTTCTTTGTGGTCTAGGTTTGGGTGTATTTTCTACTGATTTTTCCGTGCTACTTGTAGTTGAGCTGAGCCGGTTCCTGTAGTCTTTAACACTAAATTTAGGTCGGTCATGCTTAAGCTTTAATTTTGGCCTTTGTATTTTACCAATATTTCTTGTGGTTTCTGGTCTCGCTGTTGTCGAGGTAGTGGTTGTTTCAGCTTCAGTATTCTCGTGAGCAACAGTAGTAATTTCCATGGGCCTCACGTCTCTATGAAATGAAAACTCTTTCAGAATATCAGCGGTATTTTTAAAGGAATCGGCCAAACTTACGGCAATATCGCTAGTTGGAGTATCTTTTTCATCTTGCTTATGACTATAATCTGGAACTTCGCTTGTCTTGTATTCATATGAATGTTTTGTTGTTGGAGGTCTATTTGCTATTTTCATAATAGGTGACTCTTTGTTGTGATCAAAATCTCTGGTTGTGTGGGTAGTCGTTTCAGTTTTTCCAGTTGTAGTTGCAAGAAATCTTTGATGGCTAAGTTTCTTCTTCATCACAGTAGGTGTGGTAGGTGATATGGTTGGCAAAGCACTTGTAGTTAAATCAGTAGTTGCACTTACTGTTGTTACAGGAGATTCTGTCCTTGATTTTACTGGTCTGATTCTAGGCCTGATTGTATGTACTTCTTCAGTTGTTTGAGGAACAGGATCAGTTGTTGTCGTGGTTATTTTAGCTGTGGTAGATTCTTCTTTGATTCTACTGCCTATTGGTCGCCGCCGtcttattttgtttcttttacgAATTTTGTCTTTATCGACGGCTTCAGAAGCACTCGGGCGCCTAAAATGTTGATTCGGTGGCAAAGTTGGTAGGGCTTCTACAGGTTCTTCACTTACAACTGTCGCCTCTGTGACCCCTTCTTGTATAACCTTGGACGGCTTTTTAGTACGCCTTGTTGAAGGAGTTGAtactttatagtaataatctTTAAGTTTATGTTGACCGATGGGCTCAAAATCATCGCCTAATGGTCGCCTGCTTTGAGTGTCGTAATTACTTTCATAGTTATATCCATTTTCATAGTTTGTTTCTGGTTCAGTTACAATAGCGTATTCTTCGGGTGGTTCAGGTATCACAGTGGTTGGGTTAGTGAACAGCGCACTGGATTGATCTGGTTTTGATATAGTCTCTTCAGTCACTTTTTGATTTGTTTCGTAAGTATCGGGTAGCCAACCTCCAGTCGACGCATGAGTAACGTCGTCTGCTTCTTTATCAGTTACTTCATATGTTGGTTGATATGATACCGAGTTTACGGCTCCAAATAAGCTTGATGCTCCGGGTGCATTTATGTATTGTTGATTTACTTGCTGATTTAGGccaatattatcataaaattgcTGTTGCTGATTGTAGTTAATATTTCCAGTCTGCTGATCATAATTTAACTGCTGTGTATTTGGAATGttgaaattatattgataGTGATTGGGAGATTGAATGTCATAATATTGATTAGGAGCCGATGTAACCTGTGTAATCGGTGTAGCTTGAGGATTATACGTGGTGATCTTATTGAATTCTGTTTGCTGCTTGGAGAAGGGATCTTGTGGGCTGGGCTTAAAACCACCGCCACCGGTTTTCTTTCCAGAATTCGGGTCGATTTTTGTCGGGGCTATAGGTTTTGTTCTTGGCGTGGGTACGTTAGCCAAGTCATTAAACGTAGAGCTAAAGAATAACTGATTCTGAGCCGGTTGTACTTTTGGAGTGGATGAGTAAATTGTAGGTGTAGTTTTAATGGTTTGTGG
Protein-coding sequences here:
- the LOC110999944 gene encoding uncharacterized protein LOC110999944, whose product is MCRSRRKMNDVRLWVSLLLLQSLVLSVVSTKHLRRSMASHSHLPVSKSGWRPVVGSSGLLYGSLNTAPLHAPYKQPIQDYYQSTGRPVATRDATKLTSIAQSYRPTTLRTVPVSPAQNQAINSYLNPFALPNNGLSQYKFVQNYPTDNIFRNTHNPYLSRPVYQQKQQAKQKLPQQYHNNILQTLTSVQPINFGQYSTPTPVNILGNPVQVYARPDGKRPQSGTEIYKQEVYKLQDNDPVSQSVTQQVKTAQQQSIGTLNFPNRPYFQYSLQDLAGIQQLPPSIIGSFGPFAVQTVKTRDPAYPTTKATYQQSQQPLPTKQTFFSPYNFPQTIKTTPTIYSSTPKVQPAQNQLFFSSTFNDLANVPTPRTKPIAPTKIDPNSGKKTGGGGFKPSPQDPFSKQQTEFNKITTYNPQATPITQVTSAPNQYYDIQSPNHYQYNFNIPNTQQLNYDQQTGNINYNQQQQFYDNIGLNQQVNQQYINAPGASSLFGAVNSVSYQPTYEVTDKEADDVTHASTGGWLPDTYETNQKVTEETISKPDQSSALFTNPTTVIPEPPEEYAIVTEPETNYENGYNYESNYDTQSRRPLGDDFEPIGQHKLKDYYYKVSTPSTRRTKKPSKVIQEGVTEATVVSEEPVEALPTLPPNQHFRRPSASEAVDKDKIRKRNKIRRRRPIGSRIKEESTTAKITTTTTDPVPQTTEEVHTIRPRIRPVKSRTESPVTTVSATTDLTTSALPTISPTTPTVMKKKLSHQRFLATTTGKTETTTHTTRDFDHNKESPIMKIANRPPTTKHSYEYKTSEVPDYSHKQDEKDTPTSDIAVSLADSFKNTADILKEFSFHRDVRPMEITTVAHENTEAETTTTSTTARPETTRNIGKIQRPKLKLKHDRPKFSVKDYRNRLSSTTSSTEKSVENTPKPRPQRKNPYAEINVEIETTTERKRFTPKEPRHKLNRTENNEQEIHSRLHNRQKTTDTAESTTQKISARIRNGQRRPKPTEETIETSSTIAGKRPLRKKIKDSETGESVQDVSINETLADKNDITSERTRSESAIMKIADKKHQDHIERLFEHSKRVSDLTLAASKDYNTPGMFKTVSSNSRRIPNYFTIATDDPILPIQAFFPQLNQKKES